Proteins co-encoded in one Ruegeria sp. YS9 genomic window:
- the accB gene encoding acetyl-CoA carboxylase biotin carboxyl carrier protein, producing the protein MTDTKHEADVAFIKALAELLRDNDLTELQVKREYGEEDSLNVRVSRMTQAAAAPVQVAVPAAAPAAAAAAPAVAEAPAAQEDPASHPGAVTSPMVGTVYMQPEPGAPAFISVGASVSEGDTLLIVEAMKTMNHIHAPKSGTVKRVLVGDGDAVEFGTPLVIIE; encoded by the coding sequence ATGACAGACACCAAACACGAAGCGGATGTGGCATTCATCAAGGCTCTGGCCGAGTTGCTGCGTGACAACGACCTGACCGAATTGCAGGTCAAGCGCGAATATGGCGAGGAAGACAGCCTGAACGTGCGAGTAAGCCGCATGACACAGGCCGCAGCCGCACCAGTTCAGGTTGCCGTACCTGCGGCGGCACCAGCTGCTGCCGCGGCTGCGCCTGCCGTGGCCGAAGCCCCTGCTGCCCAGGAAGATCCAGCCAGCCACCCCGGCGCTGTAACGTCGCCCATGGTTGGCACCGTCTACATGCAGCCCGAGCCCGGCGCCCCCGCATTTATCTCGGTCGGCGCCTCCGTGTCCGAAGGCGACACGCTGCTGATTGTCGAAGCGATGAAGACCATGAACCACATCCACGCGCCCAAGTCGGGTACCGTCAAGCGTGTTCTGGTCGGCGATGGCGACGCTGTGGAATTCGGCACTCCTCTGGTCATCATCGAGTAA
- a CDS encoding LuxR C-terminal-related transcriptional regulator — translation MSDPAFEYAPIGLVELENRIIRRCNLQFARTFGGEEADYRNMPLLHLYPSVADWERIGERSLQVMRDTGYYTDERVMRRRNGDLFWCRARGRSLTPDDPFRHGIWSFSDISEERPLVELTVREREVAILSCRGLSAKEIGVELGLSYRTIEAYRARLLEKFGARKLPELVAKLSGMPL, via the coding sequence ATGAGTGACCCCGCCTTTGAATATGCACCGATCGGGCTTGTTGAGCTGGAAAACCGGATCATCAGACGCTGCAATCTGCAATTCGCCCGCACTTTCGGCGGGGAAGAGGCCGATTACCGCAACATGCCGCTGTTGCATCTCTATCCCTCGGTCGCGGATTGGGAGAGGATCGGGGAACGCAGCCTGCAAGTGATGCGAGACACCGGGTACTACACGGATGAACGCGTCATGCGGCGTCGCAATGGCGATCTGTTCTGGTGCCGCGCCCGTGGCCGCTCTTTGACGCCCGATGACCCCTTCCGCCATGGAATCTGGAGCTTTTCCGACATCTCGGAAGAACGTCCCCTTGTCGAATTGACCGTGCGAGAACGCGAAGTGGCGATCCTGTCCTGCCGCGGCCTGTCCGCCAAGGAAATCGGCGTCGAACTGGGCCTGAGTTACCGCACAATCGAAGCCTATCGCGCCCGCCTGCTTGAGAAATTCGGCGCCCGCAAACTGCCCGAGCTTGTCGCCAAATTGTCAGGGATGCCTCTGTAA
- a CDS encoding helix-turn-helix domain-containing protein → MRDMLTGSRIRERRQIAGLRQAELARLAGISASYLNLIEHNRRRIGGKLLVGIASALSVEPSVLTQGIEATLVSALREAADDAVGQQAEVDGLEEFAGRFPGWAGVLAQMHRRVVSLERNVEILSDRLTHDPHLAASMHEVLSTAAAIRSTAAILADTEDIEAEWRERFHKNLHQDAERLAGSSKALVTFLDESDSSIDPRGVPLEEVEAFFESRRYSFSELEQGEDVDAVDLSSLNTSAARTVAREVLKMYRDDAVALPLDALRSRLQKGDTDPIALAYRFSVDVATVLRRLAFIPDDVLPQPVGMVLCDASGSILFIKPIPGFALARHGEVCPLWPLFTALSRPLVPVRKQVVQMGRTPAEFECFAYAWPYAVLGYDQDPVYRSVMLVRSGNEAAGGAPVTQVGPNCRVCPSNACKARREPSILSEGF, encoded by the coding sequence ATGCGTGATATGTTGACGGGAAGCCGCATTCGGGAGAGACGGCAGATTGCCGGGCTTCGGCAGGCGGAACTTGCCCGCCTTGCCGGGATTTCCGCGTCCTACCTGAACCTGATCGAACATAACCGCCGCCGGATCGGTGGCAAATTGCTGGTGGGCATAGCGTCTGCGCTTTCCGTCGAACCCTCAGTCCTGACACAGGGGATCGAGGCGACCCTTGTGTCGGCCCTGCGGGAGGCGGCGGATGACGCCGTCGGGCAGCAGGCCGAAGTGGACGGGCTGGAGGAATTTGCCGGGCGCTTTCCCGGATGGGCCGGGGTGCTTGCGCAGATGCACCGCCGTGTTGTTTCGCTTGAACGGAATGTCGAGATCCTGTCAGACCGGCTGACTCATGACCCGCATCTTGCGGCATCAATGCACGAAGTGCTGTCAACGGCGGCGGCGATTCGTTCAACGGCGGCAATTCTTGCAGACACAGAGGACATCGAAGCAGAGTGGCGGGAACGATTTCACAAAAACCTGCACCAGGATGCAGAGCGGCTGGCCGGCAGTTCAAAGGCACTTGTAACCTTTCTGGACGAAAGCGACTCGTCAATTGATCCGCGCGGTGTTCCGCTTGAAGAGGTCGAAGCGTTCTTCGAATCCCGCAGGTACAGTTTTTCGGAATTGGAACAGGGCGAGGACGTGGATGCCGTTGATCTGAGCAGTCTCAACACGTCGGCTGCGCGAACTGTGGCGCGTGAAGTTCTGAAGATGTATCGCGATGATGCCGTAGCTTTGCCGCTGGATGCGCTTCGATCACGTCTGCAAAAAGGCGACACGGATCCCATCGCGTTGGCTTATCGCTTTTCCGTAGACGTCGCCACCGTTCTGCGACGACTGGCGTTCATACCCGATGACGTGTTGCCGCAGCCGGTTGGCATGGTGCTGTGCGATGCATCCGGCAGCATATTGTTCATCAAGCCGATTCCGGGCTTTGCTTTGGCGCGGCATGGTGAGGTTTGCCCGCTGTGGCCGTTGTTCACGGCTTTGAGCCGCCCACTTGTTCCGGTGCGCAAGCAGGTTGTCCAGATGGGACGGACCCCGGCTGAATTCGAATGCTTCGCCTATGCTTGGCCTTATGCGGTATTGGGGTATGATCAGGATCCCGTTTATCGCTCGGTTATGCTGGTCCGTTCGGGCAACGAGGCGGCAGGCGGCGCTCCGGTCACGCAAGTCGGGCCGAACTGCCGTGTCTGTCCCAGCAATGCCTGCAAGGCCCGCCGCGAACCGTCGATTTTGAGCGAAGGCTTTTGA
- a CDS encoding response regulator transcription factor encodes MSRKVLLIEDEPNIAEAIRFLLTREGWQVDTHGDGTDAVQVIQRAQPDLVILDVMLPGKSGMDILRDIREMEELAGLPVLMLTARGQSRDREMAENAGVSRFMTKPFSNAEVLTAVRDLHAQATRI; translated from the coding sequence ATGAGCCGTAAGGTTCTGTTGATCGAGGACGAGCCGAACATTGCCGAAGCAATCCGGTTTCTGTTGACCCGCGAGGGATGGCAGGTGGACACGCATGGCGATGGCACGGATGCGGTTCAGGTGATTCAGAGGGCACAGCCCGATCTGGTCATTCTGGACGTCATGCTGCCGGGCAAGAGCGGCATGGATATCCTGCGGGACATCCGAGAAATGGAGGAGCTGGCAGGTTTGCCGGTTTTGATGCTGACGGCGCGCGGTCAATCGCGCGACAGGGAAATGGCGGAAAACGCAGGCGTCAGCCGTTTCATGACCAAACCGTTTTCCAATGCCGAAGTTCTGACGGCCGTGCGCGATCTTCACGCGCAGGCGACACGGATATGA